A window of Dyella terrae contains these coding sequences:
- a CDS encoding YihY family inner membrane protein: MVRRFDRDRMQSFSRFMWQRFIDDKCFETAGALSYTTLVSLVPLMVAVLAMFSAFPVFEEGRDKLIDFVFTFIPAAAETVKNALLAFAANASKLTGISVLVMLFSAVSMMISIEDRMNRIWRVHCPRPWGSRILLYWAAISLGPILVVGGLVVSSYVTALPLMQSVSGLGLGAQLLRFLPFVVTFLTLMLLYVVVPNRRVSITHAAVGALIGAVLFELARWGFAQFVRHAQTYQQIYGAALAALPILLLWIYLSWIIVILGASIAASVSAFEYQLPGEDLPEGTEFLGLLVVLKHFVDSQRKGYNLDPALVRVREPYLRSASIATFFADLQRADLIQRGEAGGWLLTRSLDATDLLRVYQSAEYRLPLEPAEEVQKLGIALPDELIGLLRSVAESLRAELGTRLDQAFPPTADIPESKEIPA, translated from the coding sequence ATGGTCCGGCGTTTCGATCGCGATCGCATGCAGAGTTTCAGCCGCTTCATGTGGCAGCGTTTCATCGATGACAAGTGTTTCGAAACCGCGGGTGCGTTGTCCTATACGACGCTGGTCTCGCTGGTGCCGCTCATGGTGGCGGTGCTGGCCATGTTCTCGGCCTTCCCGGTATTCGAAGAAGGGCGCGACAAGCTCATCGACTTCGTCTTCACATTCATCCCGGCGGCGGCGGAAACGGTGAAGAATGCGCTGCTGGCGTTCGCCGCCAACGCCAGTAAGCTCACCGGCATCAGTGTCCTGGTAATGCTGTTCAGCGCCGTGTCGATGATGATCAGCATCGAGGACCGCATGAACCGCATCTGGCGCGTGCATTGTCCGCGGCCGTGGGGCTCGCGCATCCTGTTGTACTGGGCGGCGATCAGCCTGGGGCCGATCCTGGTGGTGGGTGGCCTGGTGGTCAGCTCTTATGTCACGGCCCTGCCGCTGATGCAGAGCGTGAGCGGCCTGGGGCTGGGGGCGCAGCTGCTGCGCTTCCTGCCGTTCGTCGTTACCTTCCTGACCCTGATGCTGCTCTACGTTGTGGTGCCCAACCGGCGGGTGTCGATCACCCATGCCGCAGTGGGTGCGCTTATCGGTGCCGTGCTGTTCGAGCTGGCACGATGGGGTTTCGCCCAGTTCGTGCGTCACGCGCAGACGTACCAGCAGATTTACGGCGCGGCGCTGGCGGCCCTGCCCATTCTTCTGCTGTGGATCTACCTGTCATGGATCATCGTGATCCTGGGTGCATCGATTGCCGCGTCGGTTTCGGCCTTCGAGTACCAGTTGCCGGGCGAAGACCTGCCCGAAGGCACGGAGTTCCTTGGTCTCCTCGTCGTGCTCAAGCACTTCGTGGATTCGCAGCGCAAAGGTTACAACCTGGATCCCGCGCTCGTGCGCGTGCGCGAACCCTATCTGCGCAGCGCTTCGATCGCGACGTTCTTCGCCGACTTGCAACGCGCCGACCTGATTCAGCGCGGCGAGGCGGGCGGCTGGTTGCTGACGCGCAGCCTGGATGCCACGGATTTGCTGCGTGTTTACCAGTCGGCCGAGTACCGCCTGCCACTGGAGCCGGCCGAGGAAGTCCAAAAGCTTGGCATCGCGCTCCCCGATGAGCTTATTGGCCTGCTTCGGTCGGTGGCGGAATCGCTCCGGGCGGAGCTTGGTACCCGCCTTGATCAGGCTTTTCCGCCGACGGCGGATATTCCGGAAAGCAAGGAAATCCCTGCATGA
- a CDS encoding EAL domain-containing protein — MRGQGRGAVPLGKSGRATEIVVPFVVVVLVMIGMCAVSMDIMSGARAFVGGESRWSKGQKLAVLHLERYLSSYAESDYRDYLDAIAIPLGDRRARDELDKPKPDDDIVRTEFERGGIADDDIPGMSRLYRHFSDMAPIHRAVLIWREGDRRIDELVAIGHEVRARYLRGDHDREWTENTLEHIRRIDARLTPLEEAFSEALGKASRQTANLLRWLIGLTGCLMVLVAAGRTRRLLADRAKVARALQASEDRFQLAVDGSSDGIWDWDRRNRRLYLSPRLQDMLDVHTPEPCAPELVFGRLHPQDRIVARRIVLAHVRHGSPLDVQFRIDGTHGDFRWFHARGTSLRDGRGTSTRMAGSVTEITEKRLADALLYAEKERAEVTLQSIGDAVITTNAAGLIAYLNPSAERLTGRNGADAVGRDVSDICRVVDEATLERLPDPFAQVLRECAPWSSVGKLLLERVDGTLMGVDITATPIRDRNGGIDGAVLIIRDVSSDREHAAMLSYQASHDGLTGLINRREFERRLALATRVAAESTQPLTVLYLDLDQFKVINDTCSHAAGDELLRQIAALFTKEVRQTDAVARLGGDEFVVLLENCGADDGMKIAENLRMSVGDLHFAFRDRAFSLSASIGLVSLVGDRLTREDILGAADAACHLAKEKGRNRVQAYHLGDDEVATRQSEMGWVSRIQAALTDDRFVLLAQEIIDLRGPGQGHHVELLLRMVEEDGALIPPRAFIPAAERYGLMPSIDRWVVDAAFGTLRHRLEHQPAQVPDICAINLSGMSLCEDGFSDFLRRQFIAHRVPPSSICFEITETAAISSLSRATVFINEMRALGCRFSLDDFGAGMSSFTYLKHLPVDFVKIDGSFVKDMIDDPTDLAMVQAINNIGHVTGKLTIAECVSCPELLLQVERMGIDFAQGFAISAPLMFTPRPSRRQCAIALDEPA, encoded by the coding sequence ATGCGCGGACAAGGCCGGGGGGCTGTTCCGCTGGGCAAGAGTGGCCGGGCGACCGAAATCGTCGTGCCCTTCGTCGTAGTTGTGCTGGTGATGATTGGCATGTGTGCCGTCAGCATGGACATCATGTCCGGTGCACGCGCCTTTGTCGGCGGCGAAAGCCGCTGGTCCAAGGGGCAGAAACTGGCTGTGCTGCATCTGGAACGCTACCTCTCCAGCTACGCCGAAAGTGATTACCGCGACTATCTTGATGCCATCGCCATCCCGCTTGGCGATCGACGGGCCCGCGACGAACTGGATAAACCCAAGCCCGACGACGACATCGTACGGACGGAGTTCGAGCGTGGCGGCATCGCCGATGACGACATTCCCGGGATGTCACGCCTCTATCGTCATTTCAGCGACATGGCGCCCATTCACCGGGCGGTGTTGATCTGGCGAGAGGGCGACAGGCGCATCGACGAACTGGTCGCCATCGGCCATGAAGTGCGCGCGCGCTACCTGCGGGGCGACCATGATCGCGAATGGACCGAGAACACGCTGGAGCACATTCGACGCATTGATGCTCGCCTGACGCCACTGGAAGAAGCGTTCTCGGAGGCACTCGGCAAGGCCTCGCGGCAAACGGCGAACCTGCTTCGATGGCTGATTGGCCTTACGGGGTGCCTGATGGTGCTTGTTGCCGCCGGACGTACGCGCCGGTTGCTGGCCGATCGCGCCAAGGTTGCCCGCGCCCTGCAGGCTAGTGAAGACCGCTTCCAGCTGGCGGTCGACGGCAGCAGCGACGGCATCTGGGACTGGGACCGTCGCAACCGGCGACTTTATCTCTCGCCGCGCCTCCAGGACATGCTTGATGTCCACACCCCTGAGCCCTGTGCACCCGAACTGGTGTTCGGCCGGCTTCATCCGCAGGATCGCATCGTGGCCCGCCGGATCGTACTTGCGCATGTGCGGCACGGTTCGCCGCTGGACGTGCAGTTCCGCATTGACGGCACCCACGGCGATTTCCGCTGGTTCCACGCCCGCGGCACCTCCCTGCGCGACGGGCGTGGCACGTCGACGCGCATGGCCGGCTCGGTGACGGAAATCACCGAGAAGCGACTGGCCGACGCACTGCTCTACGCGGAAAAGGAACGCGCCGAAGTCACCCTGCAATCGATCGGTGACGCGGTGATCACGACGAATGCCGCCGGCTTGATTGCCTACCTCAACCCCAGCGCCGAACGCCTCACCGGTCGCAATGGCGCCGATGCGGTCGGCCGGGATGTCAGCGACATCTGCCGCGTGGTCGACGAGGCGACGCTTGAGCGTCTCCCCGACCCTTTTGCACAGGTACTGCGCGAATGCGCCCCATGGTCCTCGGTGGGCAAGCTGCTATTGGAACGCGTCGACGGAACGCTCATGGGCGTGGACATCACCGCCACGCCCATCCGCGACCGCAATGGTGGCATCGATGGTGCCGTGCTGATCATCCGCGATGTCAGCAGCGACCGCGAACACGCGGCGATGCTCAGTTACCAGGCCAGCCATGACGGCCTGACCGGCCTGATCAATCGGCGTGAGTTCGAGCGCCGGCTCGCCCTCGCTACGCGCGTCGCCGCCGAATCCACGCAGCCGCTTACCGTGTTGTATCTCGACCTGGATCAGTTCAAGGTCATCAACGACACCTGCAGCCATGCCGCGGGTGATGAGCTGCTGCGACAGATCGCGGCGCTGTTCACCAAGGAAGTCCGGCAAACCGATGCGGTGGCGCGGCTGGGCGGTGACGAGTTCGTTGTCCTCCTCGAGAACTGCGGTGCGGACGACGGCATGAAGATCGCCGAGAACCTCCGCATGTCGGTCGGCGATTTGCATTTCGCCTTTCGCGACCGGGCATTTTCGCTGAGCGCGAGTATTGGCCTGGTCAGCCTGGTGGGCGACCGCCTCACGCGCGAAGACATCCTTGGCGCCGCCGACGCGGCCTGCCACCTGGCGAAGGAGAAGGGACGCAATCGTGTCCAGGCGTACCATCTGGGCGATGACGAAGTCGCCACGCGTCAGTCCGAAATGGGCTGGGTCAGCCGTATCCAGGCAGCGCTGACCGACGATCGATTCGTCCTGTTGGCGCAGGAGATCATTGATCTGCGCGGACCGGGCCAGGGGCATCATGTGGAGTTGCTGCTGCGCATGGTGGAAGAAGACGGCGCGTTGATTCCGCCGCGCGCCTTCATTCCTGCCGCCGAACGCTATGGCCTGATGCCATCGATCGACCGCTGGGTGGTGGATGCAGCCTTCGGTACGCTGCGTCATCGCCTGGAGCATCAACCGGCGCAAGTGCCGGACATCTGCGCCATCAATCTGTCGGGCATGTCGTTGTGCGAAGACGGCTTCTCCGACTTCCTGCGCCGCCAGTTCATCGCGCACCGCGTGCCACCGTCGTCGATCTGTTTCGAGATCACTGAAACCGCGGCAATCAGCAGCCTCTCCCGCGCCACGGTCTTCATCAACGAAATGCGCGCACTGGGCTGCCGCTTTTCCCTGGACGATTTCGGTGCAGGCATGTCTTCGTTCACGTACCTCAAGCACCTGCCCGTCGATTTCGTGAAGATCGATGGCAGCTTCGTCAAGGACATGATCGACGACCCCACTGACCTGGCGATGGTGCAGGCCATCAACAATATCGGTCACGTCACCGGCAAGCTGACGATTGCTGAATGCGTGAGTTGTCCCGAACTGCTGTTGCAGGTCGAACGCATGGGCATCGACTTTGCACAGGGGTTCGCGATTTCCGCGCCGCTGATGTTTACGCCCCGTCCGTCACGGCGCCAGTGCGCTATTGCGCTGGACGAGCCGGCGTAG
- the ppk2 gene encoding polyphosphate kinase 2 has product MSKPDKQYRKIMEELQLELAGLNRWLKRSGRRLVVLFEGRDAAGKGGTIKAITESMDTRGYRVVALGKPDEHETTQWYFQRYVAHLPSAGELVLFDRSWYNRAVVEPAMGFCTKPQYDEFMRAVPAFEKLLTDDGILLIKYWLAVDQEEQEERFASRAKDPLKRWKLSPVDMASREKYAEIGKLRDRMIEHTHRSDAPWFVVDFNDQKRGRINLIRHLLENVPRHDETIPEVKLAKLKGKPKHERVTDKALWVPDSF; this is encoded by the coding sequence GTGTCCAAGCCCGACAAGCAGTACCGCAAGATCATGGAAGAACTGCAGCTGGAACTGGCCGGCCTCAACCGGTGGCTCAAGCGCAGCGGCCGGCGCCTGGTCGTGTTGTTCGAAGGCCGCGATGCGGCCGGCAAGGGTGGCACCATCAAGGCCATCACCGAGTCAATGGACACACGTGGCTACCGCGTCGTGGCGCTGGGCAAACCGGACGAGCACGAAACCACGCAGTGGTACTTCCAGCGCTATGTGGCGCACCTTCCATCCGCCGGGGAACTCGTGCTGTTCGATCGCAGCTGGTACAACCGTGCCGTTGTCGAACCGGCGATGGGCTTCTGCACCAAGCCACAGTACGACGAGTTCATGCGGGCAGTACCCGCTTTCGAAAAGTTGCTGACCGATGACGGCATCCTGTTGATCAAGTATTGGCTGGCGGTTGACCAGGAAGAACAGGAAGAACGCTTCGCTTCCCGCGCCAAGGACCCGCTCAAGCGCTGGAAGCTGTCACCCGTCGATATGGCGTCGCGCGAAAAATACGCCGAGATCGGCAAACTTCGCGATCGCATGATCGAACATACGCACCGCTCCGATGCACCGTGGTTCGTCGTCGACTTCAACGACCAGAAGCGCGGTCGCATCAACCTGATCCGGCACCTGCTCGAAAACGTCCCGCGCCATGACGAAACCATTCCCGAAGTGAAGCTGGCCAAACTCAAGGGCAAGCCCAAGCACGAACGGGTGACCGACAAGGCACTTTGGGTGCCCGATTCGTTCTGA
- a CDS encoding acylphosphatase, producing MASAHFIVSGRVQGVFYRASAREQALALGLIGYAKNLPDGTVEVLASGSESAIDALEQWLRRGPPGARVDRVTRTVTTPFEGRGFSTL from the coding sequence ATGGCTAGCGCGCATTTTATCGTCAGCGGACGCGTGCAAGGTGTGTTCTACCGCGCCAGCGCGCGCGAACAGGCGCTTGCGCTGGGGCTGATCGGATATGCGAAGAACCTGCCTGACGGTACGGTCGAAGTGCTGGCCAGCGGCAGCGAATCGGCCATTGATGCACTGGAACAATGGCTCCGTCGCGGGCCCCCGGGGGCGAGGGTGGATCGTGTCACGCGCACGGTGACGACACCCTTCGAGGGTCGCGGCTTTTCCACGCTTTAG
- a CDS encoding TlpA family protein disulfide reductase gives MKWLYTFVLAASLVVPSAHAAMPERPQLKITTLDGKSFDLASHRGKYVIVNYWATWCVPCIKEMPDISQFVTRHKDKVTAIGLAYEDSDKADIQAFLAKHPVSYPIAQVTLDKPLKDFDEPRGLPTTWLIGPDGKVAKRFVGGVTEQSLGDAMGVK, from the coding sequence ATGAAATGGCTCTACACCTTTGTCCTCGCTGCTTCCCTGGTGGTGCCCTCGGCGCACGCTGCCATGCCGGAGCGCCCGCAGCTGAAGATCACGACGCTCGACGGCAAGTCGTTCGACCTTGCATCGCATCGCGGCAAGTACGTCATCGTCAATTACTGGGCGACGTGGTGCGTGCCTTGCATCAAGGAAATGCCCGACATCTCGCAGTTCGTCACCAGGCATAAAGACAAAGTGACGGCGATCGGCCTGGCATACGAGGATTCGGACAAGGCCGACATCCAGGCCTTTCTCGCCAAGCATCCGGTGAGCTATCCGATTGCGCAGGTCACCCTGGACAAGCCGCTGAAGGATTTTGACGAGCCGCGCGGCCTGCCCACCACGTGGCTCATTGGTCCGGATGGCAAGGTGGCAAAGCGTTTTGTCGGTGGCGTGACGGAACAATCCCTTGGTGATGCCATGGGCGTTAAATAG